The Vibrio rhizosphaerae genome contains the following window.
GTTCAATAATTTTCTTGATATCAATCACTGAAATGGGGTCAACCCCGGCAAATGGTTCATCCAGCAAAATGAATTCTGGGTTGGCAGCCAGTGCCCGGGCAATTTCGACACGGCGCCGTTCACCACCGGAGAGTGCCATCCCGGCACTATTGCGAATGTGCCCGATGTGGAATTCTTCCAGTAAGTCTTCCAGTCTATCCTGACGTTCTTCCCGCGACATCTGTTCCCGGGTTTGCAGTACGGCCATGATATTGTCTTCCACCGAGAGTTTACGGAAGATCGATGCCTCTTGAGGCAGATAGCCGATGCCCATGCGAGAGCGCTGGTGCATGGGCAGAACACTGATGTCTTTGTCATCAATCTGGATCGAGCCTTCATCCCGGGCGACCAGGCCGACAATCATGTAAAACGACGTTGTCTTACCCGCACCATTGGGACCCAGTAGGCCGACAATTTGCCCGGACTCTACCTGTAGACTGACATCAGAGACGACTTTTCTCTTTTTATAGCTTTTGGCTAAATGCTCTGCTTTTAGTATGGCCATGATTTATTCTTTATTCGTTGCCTGTGGTTGCAGCACGGTTGAAACACGCTCGTTTGAATTTCCGTCTGCAATGAGTTTTTGTGCAGAAATTTTGTAACGGATTTTGGTACTACGGATCACGCTATCATCTTGCGATAGCATTGCTTTCTCGGTCATGGTCAATTGATCCGCAGCCATTTGATAATTGAGTTTCTTGGCTTCGCCGTAAAGGGTTTTCCCTTCATCAGTTAACTGAGAAAACGTGGCCAGATCACCGAAACCTTGGATCTCCTCAATTTGTCCGTCTTGAGGATTCCGAGTCACGATTAGTTTGTCAGCATGAATATTGATGCTGCCTTGTTTGAGGGTGACATTCCCTACAAACGTCACCTGATTACTTTTTAAATCAAGTTGCTGACTGTCCGAATCGATATAAACCGGTTGTTCGGTATCTGTTGCTAATGCCAAAGCGCCGCTTGAAATAAACAGGCAAGCGAACAAACTAAGGTGCGAGATTTTCATATCTACCCTGTACATGGTTATAAAGTAAGGCGCTATGATCGGCAAAATTTCCTTTCATCGCCTGACCTTGTGTTTCAAATTGTGGACCTTTCAGTAAGACAGGTGTGTCTGTCCAAAAATCACGGTTATCCAATTGCATGCTGAGTTTTGCTGTTTCGAGTGAATCGAAACTGGAATTCTCAAGTAAGTTTTTACCAATGACGTTGTCGTAAAGTGTTAATACCTTATTCTTGGTCAGAATGCCCCGTTGAGCGGTCACTTTCCATTCCATAACCCGACCATCTCGGTAGACCTGTAAAATTGGATGCTCGAATACGGTATTGCCACTTTTTGCGTAGTAATCCAAGTGCGTTGATGTGATGGTATAGCTTCTCACACCATCCGTACCGTATGATGTATTGGATAAATGTTCGCCGCTAAACATCGGCAGCTCCGTATTCGGAGCAACTTGTTCATTCGCTTTTCTTTCATTATCGAGCAGGTAGTAAATTGACCAGCAGATAATGAAAAATAAGAGTATATAGGTCGTACGAGCCAGACTCATATACTCAAACCTTTGTGCATTTCCAACTCACCCCGAGACTGTAAGATTAAATCACAGACTTCCCGTACGGCACCATGACCACCCGGAATTGTCGTGACGTAGTTGGCTCTTTTGGCCAGTAATGGATGACCGTCGGCAACACAAACTCTTAAGGCAACCTGCGCCATCACCGGCCAATCGATCAAGTCATCACCGATATAGGCGGTATGTTCCGGTAAAATCTGTGTTTTTTGACAAATATCAGCATATGCGGTCACTTTATCATCTTGACCTTGATAAATCAGTGAAATTCCCAGCGCTTTCATGCGGTTTTCCACTATTTTTGAGTGTCTGCCGGTCACAACCGCAACTTCAATCCCCGCGCTCATCAATGACTTTATGCCGTACCCATCTCGGGTATGGAAGGTTTTGAGCTCTTCTCCTTGATTGCCCAAATAAATGCGACCATCGGAAAACACACCATCCACATCACAGATGAGTAATTGAATTTGGCTTGCCATGCTCCAAATCGATGACGTCACAGGACCATAAAGTGTTTCAACCATCTCTGTCACTACATCACTCCTGCTTTCAGAAGGTCGTGCATATTCAGGGCTCCGACCAAGTGACCGTTTTCAACCAGCATCAAACCGTTGATGCGTTTTTCCTGCATTAAATTCAGTCCTTCAACAGCAAGGATGTGGGGCGACGCTGTGGTTGGTTTTTTCGTCATCACATCACAAATTTTTGCAGTGTGAATATCGACACGTTTGTCGAGAATTCGTCTGAGATCGCCATCGGTAAAAATACCGAGTAATTTTTGCTGTTGATCGACCACGGCCGTCATGCCTAGCCCTTTTTGACTAATCTCCATTAACGCATCGCGAATTAAGGCATCGGGGCTGACGACAGGCAACTGCTCGTCAGTATGCATGATATCACTCAGTTTGAGTAACAACTTACGGCCTAAGGCACCTCCCGGGTGGGAGAGGGCAAAGTCTTCCTGAGTAAACCCTCGTGCCTGCAATAACGTAATGGCAAGGGCATCCCCCATCACCAGTGTTGCGGTGGCACTGGAAGTCGGAGCAAGCCCTAACGGACAGGCTTCTTCCGGCACGGAGACTTGTAAATGAAGATCAGCCAGTCTGGCCATATTCGATTGCGGATTGCCGGTCATACTGATAATCCGGATTGAGCGACGCTTTAAGACCGGATAAAGCGGCAGGATTTCTGATGATTCACCTGAATAGGAGATTGCAATCACGATGTCACCTTCTGAGATCATCCCGAGATCCCCATGAGCGGCTTCTCCCGGGTGCACAAAGAATGACGGCGTCCCGGTACTGGCAAACGTTGCTGCCATTTTTTTACCGATATGACCGGATTTACCCATCCCCATGACAATCACTTTGCCCATGGTATTATTGAGGATCATGTCGCAGGCTTGACAGAAATGTGCATCAATATACTGTTCTATTTGCTGTAAACATCTGATTTCTGTATCTAAAACCTGTTTTGCTGACTGGGTGTAATCCACGTGTTGTGACATCTTCAACTCCGTTTTATCTTCCTAAGCGCTCATGTTCATAAACAAATAAGTCTGATAGACAATAAATATAGCGAATAGAATCAACCCTTCGATTCTGTTGATGCTGCGCGATTTTCCTAACGCCATCACGACTAAGAGCAGAGAAAGCCCCAACATGACCCAGAAATCCCGTCCCATTGCGTGTTCGCTGATGACTGAGGGATTAAGGATTCCGGGGATGCCCATGACCGCGAGAATGTTGAATACATTCGAGCCGATAATATTACCCACGGCCATATCGTCTTCACCTTTGAGGACGCCAGCCAGTGAGGCTGCGAGCTCTGGCAGACTCGTCCCAATCGCAATGATTGTCAGACCGATGATGAGATCACTCATGCCAAAGTATTTTGCAATGATAACGGCATTATTGACCAGAAGTTCAGCGGATAGTGGCAGCAGGATCAGACCGACAACGACCCAGATTATCGCTATTTTACTATTCACGCCTTCCGGTACTTCTGACTCTTGTTCAGCCAGAAGCCGATCTTTTTGACGATTGTCACTACGGCTGATTTTGAGCATGGCCAGAATGAATATGGCAAATACGACAAATAGCAAGACGCCTTCGTAGAAACCAAGATTTCCATCCCAAAGAATCGCACCGGATAATAGTGTGACTCCTATCATGAATGGAAGTTCTCTGCGTAACAGTTCTGAATTAATCGATAATGGTTTGATGATTGCCGTGATCCCCAGAATCAAGGCAATATTGGCAATATTAGAACCCAGAATATTACCAACGGCGGTATCGGTTTTATTGGCGAGCGCTGCCGTTGCTGAGACCATCATTTCGGGCGCTGATGAGCCCATTGCAATGATCGTCATCCCAATCACCAGTGGTGAAATCCCAACATTGCGTGCCAGCGCTGCAGAGCCAAAAACCAACCGATCTGCACTCCATACCAGTAATATGAGTCCGACAATCAATAAAGCA
Protein-coding sequences here:
- the lptC gene encoding LPS export ABC transporter periplasmic protein LptC, whose protein sequence is MSLARTTYILLFFIICWSIYYLLDNERKANEQVAPNTELPMFSGEHLSNTSYGTDGVRSYTITSTHLDYYAKSGNTVFEHPILQVYRDGRVMEWKVTAQRGILTKNKVLTLYDNVIGKNLLENSSFDSLETAKLSMQLDNRDFWTDTPVLLKGPQFETQGQAMKGNFADHSALLYNHVQGRYENLAP
- the kdsC gene encoding 3-deoxy-manno-octulosonate-8-phosphatase KdsC, producing MTEMVETLYGPVTSSIWSMASQIQLLICDVDGVFSDGRIYLGNQGEELKTFHTRDGYGIKSLMSAGIEVAVVTGRHSKIVENRMKALGISLIYQGQDDKVTAYADICQKTQILPEHTAYIGDDLIDWPVMAQVALRVCVADGHPLLAKRANYVTTIPGGHGAVREVCDLILQSRGELEMHKGLSI
- the kdsD gene encoding arabinose-5-phosphate isomerase KdsD; translation: MSQHVDYTQSAKQVLDTEIRCLQQIEQYIDAHFCQACDMILNNTMGKVIVMGMGKSGHIGKKMAATFASTGTPSFFVHPGEAAHGDLGMISEGDIVIAISYSGESSEILPLYPVLKRRSIRIISMTGNPQSNMARLADLHLQVSVPEEACPLGLAPTSSATATLVMGDALAITLLQARGFTQEDFALSHPGGALGRKLLLKLSDIMHTDEQLPVVSPDALIRDALMEISQKGLGMTAVVDQQQKLLGIFTDGDLRRILDKRVDIHTAKICDVMTKKPTTASPHILAVEGLNLMQEKRINGLMLVENGHLVGALNMHDLLKAGVM
- the lptA gene encoding lipopolysaccharide transport periplasmic protein LptA — translated: MKISHLSLFACLFISSGALALATDTEQPVYIDSDSQQLDLKSNQVTFVGNVTLKQGSINIHADKLIVTRNPQDGQIEEIQGFGDLATFSQLTDEGKTLYGEAKKLNYQMAADQLTMTEKAMLSQDDSVIRSTKIRYKISAQKLIADGNSNERVSTVLQPQATNKE
- a CDS encoding calcium/sodium antiporter, with amino-acid sequence MLTAVALLIVGLILLVWSADRLVFGSAALARNVGISPLVIGMTIIAMGSSAPEMMVSATAALANKTDTAVGNILGSNIANIALILGITAIIKPLSINSELLRRELPFMIGVTLLSGAILWDGNLGFYEGVLLFVVFAIFILAMLKISRSDNRQKDRLLAEQESEVPEGVNSKIAIIWVVVGLILLPLSAELLVNNAVIIAKYFGMSDLIIGLTIIAIGTSLPELAASLAGVLKGEDDMAVGNIIGSNVFNILAVMGIPGILNPSVISEHAMGRDFWVMLGLSLLLVVMALGKSRSINRIEGLILFAIFIVYQTYLFMNMSA
- the lptB gene encoding LPS export ABC transporter ATP-binding protein, producing the protein MAILKAEHLAKSYKKRKVVSDVSLQVESGQIVGLLGPNGAGKTTSFYMIVGLVARDEGSIQIDDKDISVLPMHQRSRMGIGYLPQEASIFRKLSVEDNIMAVLQTREQMSREERQDRLEDLLEEFHIGHIRNSAGMALSGGERRRVEIARALAANPEFILLDEPFAGVDPISVIDIKKIIEHLRDRGLGVLITDHNVRETLDVCEKAYIVSQGKLIAEGTPQEVLNNEQVKQVYLGEQFRL